Proteins from a single region of Hordeum vulgare subsp. vulgare chromosome 6H, MorexV3_pseudomolecules_assembly, whole genome shotgun sequence:
- the LOC123406120 gene encoding uncharacterized protein LOC123406120, whose protein sequence is MGFINEYKDVQAHGNTMLRVIHTNDKKHMATSLEQYERHLGLQHHKIIRIDPKYTNEPHETQKPAVAQLSLGKTQLILLFQLSATVRCTIFDNFLVDPRYTFVGFSINRDKTRLKHVKLEVTNFIDIQKEWRVPETTKELDSLADVACMLIDDYYKDMKEKITDEEHRCWGSLPLSKRHIGYAAKDAYTTYEIWNRITLT, encoded by the coding sequence ATGGGGTTCATCAACGAGTACAAGGACGTGCAGGCCCACGGCAACACCATGTTGCGCGTGATCCACACAAATGACAAGAAGCACATGGCAACCTCCCTCGAGCAGTACGAGCGCCATCTCGGACTCCAGCACCACAAGATCATCAGAATCGATCCGAAGTACACCAACGAGCCCCACGAGACGCAGAAACCCGCCGTTGCCCAACTCTCCCTCGGTAAGACACAGCTGATATTGCTCTTCCAACTGAGCGCTACTGTAAGGTGCACCATCTTTGACAACTTCCTCGTCGACCCCAGGTACACATTTGTTGGCTTCTCCATCAACCGCGACAAAACCAGGCTCAAGCACGTCAAATTGGAAGTGACCAACTTCATCGACATCCAGAAGGAATGGAGGGTGCCCGAGACCACCAAGGAGttggactcccttgcggacgtcgCATGCATGCTCATCGACGACTACTACAAAGACATGAAGGAGAAGATCACCGACGAAGAGCACAGGTGCTGGGGCTCCCTACCCCTATCCAAGAGGCACATCGGGTACGCGGCAAAAGACGCATACACAACGTATGAGATATGGAACCGCATCACCCTCACCTAG